In the Sarcophilus harrisii chromosome 3, mSarHar1.11, whole genome shotgun sequence genome, one interval contains:
- the ABHD13 gene encoding protein ABHD13 isoform X2: MWMNVQQGRKLWSHHTGYIWNNSSRRPTMEKSWMLWTFVERWLLALASWSWALCRISLLPLIVTFHLYGGITLLVLIFVSIAGILYKFQDVLLYFPEQPSSSRLYVPMPTGIPHENIFIRTKDGVLLNLILLRYTGDDSTYSPTIIYFHGNAGNIGHRLPNALLMLVNLKVNLLLVDYRGYGKSEGEASEEGLYLDSEAVLDYVMTRPDLDKTKIFLFGRSLGGAVAIHLASENSHRISAIMVENTFLSIPHMATTLFSFFPMRYLPLWCYKNKFLSYRKISQCRMPSLFISGLSDQLIPPVMMKQLYELSPSRTKRLAIFPDGTHNDTWQCQGYFTALEQFIKEVIKSHSPEEMAKTSSNVTII; the protein is encoded by the exons ATGTGGATGAATGTCCAGCAAGGGAGAAAGCTATGGAGCCATCATACAG gataCATATGGAATAATAGTTCAAGGAGACCTACAATGGAAAAGTCATGGATGTTGTGGACCTTTGTTGAAAGATGGCTATTAGCCTTAGCTTCATGGTCTTGGGCTCTCTGCCGTATTTCTCTTTTACCTTTAATAGTGACTTTCCATCTGTATGGAGGCATCACCTTACTTGTGTTAATATTTGTATCGATAGCAGGTATTCTATATAAATTCCAGGATGTATTGCTTTATTTTCCTGAACAACCATCATCATCCCGCCTTTATGTCCCTATGCCCACTGGCATTCCACATGAAAACATTTTCATCAGAACCAAAGATGGAGTGCTTCTCAATCTTATTTTACTGAGATACACTGGAGATGATTCAACATATTCCCCAACTATCATTTATTTTCATGGAAATGCAGGCAATATTGGTCACAGGTTGCCAAATGCTTTGCTTATGCTGGTTAACCTGAAAGTTAACCTTTTACTTGTTGATTATAGAGGCTATGGAAAGAGTGAAGGTGAAGCAAGTGAAGAAGGACTCTACTTAGACTCTGAAGCAGTACTGGACTATGTGATGACCAGACCTGACcttgataaaacaaaaattttcctttttggccGTTCCTTGGGGGGAGCAGTAGCTATTCACTTAGCTTCTGAAAATTCCCATAGGATTTCAGCCATCATGGTAGAGAACACATTTCTAAGCATACCACATATGGCcactactttattttctttctttccaatgcGATATCTTCCTTTGTGGTGCTACAAAAATAAATTCCTGTCCTACAGAAAAATCTCTCAGTGCAGAATgccttctcttttcatctctgggCTCTCAGACCAGTTAATTCCACCAGTAATGATGAAGCAGCTTTATGAACTTTCCCCATCTCGGACTAAGAGATTAGCAATTTTTCCTGATGGAACTCATAATGATACATGGCAGTGCCAGGGTTATTTCACTGCACTTGAACAGTTCatcaaagaagttataaaaagtCACTCCCCTGAAGAAATGGCAAAGACTTCATCCAATGTAacaattatataa
- the ABHD13 gene encoding protein ABHD13 isoform X1 yields the protein MWMNVQQGRKLWSHHTGYIWNNSSRRPTMEKSWMLWTFVERWLLALASWSWALCRISLLPLIVTFHLYGGITLLVLIFVSIAGILYKFQDVLLYFPEQPSSSRLYVPMPTGIPHENIFIRTKDGVLLNLILLRYTGDDSTYSPTIIYFHGNAGNIGHRLPNALLMLVNLKVNLLLVDYRGYGKSEGEASEEGLYLDSEAVLDYVMTRPDLDKTKIFLFGRSLGGAVAIHLASENSHRISAIMVENTFLSIPHMATTLFSFFPMRYLPLWCYKNKFLSYRKISQCRMPSLFISGLSDQLIPPVMMKQLYELSPSRTKRLAIFPDGTHNDTWQCQGYFTALEQFIKEVIKSHSPEEMAKTSSNVMNGDY from the exons ATGTGGATGAATGTCCAGCAAGGGAGAAAGCTATGGAGCCATCATACAG gataCATATGGAATAATAGTTCAAGGAGACCTACAATGGAAAAGTCATGGATGTTGTGGACCTTTGTTGAAAGATGGCTATTAGCCTTAGCTTCATGGTCTTGGGCTCTCTGCCGTATTTCTCTTTTACCTTTAATAGTGACTTTCCATCTGTATGGAGGCATCACCTTACTTGTGTTAATATTTGTATCGATAGCAGGTATTCTATATAAATTCCAGGATGTATTGCTTTATTTTCCTGAACAACCATCATCATCCCGCCTTTATGTCCCTATGCCCACTGGCATTCCACATGAAAACATTTTCATCAGAACCAAAGATGGAGTGCTTCTCAATCTTATTTTACTGAGATACACTGGAGATGATTCAACATATTCCCCAACTATCATTTATTTTCATGGAAATGCAGGCAATATTGGTCACAGGTTGCCAAATGCTTTGCTTATGCTGGTTAACCTGAAAGTTAACCTTTTACTTGTTGATTATAGAGGCTATGGAAAGAGTGAAGGTGAAGCAAGTGAAGAAGGACTCTACTTAGACTCTGAAGCAGTACTGGACTATGTGATGACCAGACCTGACcttgataaaacaaaaattttcctttttggccGTTCCTTGGGGGGAGCAGTAGCTATTCACTTAGCTTCTGAAAATTCCCATAGGATTTCAGCCATCATGGTAGAGAACACATTTCTAAGCATACCACATATGGCcactactttattttctttctttccaatgcGATATCTTCCTTTGTGGTGCTACAAAAATAAATTCCTGTCCTACAGAAAAATCTCTCAGTGCAGAATgccttctcttttcatctctgggCTCTCAGACCAGTTAATTCCACCAGTAATGATGAAGCAGCTTTATGAACTTTCCCCATCTCGGACTAAGAGATTAGCAATTTTTCCTGATGGAACTCATAATGATACATGGCAGTGCCAGGGTTATTTCACTGCACTTGAACAGTTCatcaaagaagttataaaaagtCACTCCCCTGAAGAAATGGCAAAGACTTCATCCAAT gtcatgaaTGGAGACTACTAA
- the ABHD13 gene encoding protein ABHD13 isoform X3 translates to MEKSWMLWTFVERWLLALASWSWALCRISLLPLIVTFHLYGGITLLVLIFVSIAGILYKFQDVLLYFPEQPSSSRLYVPMPTGIPHENIFIRTKDGVLLNLILLRYTGDDSTYSPTIIYFHGNAGNIGHRLPNALLMLVNLKVNLLLVDYRGYGKSEGEASEEGLYLDSEAVLDYVMTRPDLDKTKIFLFGRSLGGAVAIHLASENSHRISAIMVENTFLSIPHMATTLFSFFPMRYLPLWCYKNKFLSYRKISQCRMPSLFISGLSDQLIPPVMMKQLYELSPSRTKRLAIFPDGTHNDTWQCQGYFTALEQFIKEVIKSHSPEEMAKTSSNVMNGDY, encoded by the exons ATGGAAAAGTCATGGATGTTGTGGACCTTTGTTGAAAGATGGCTATTAGCCTTAGCTTCATGGTCTTGGGCTCTCTGCCGTATTTCTCTTTTACCTTTAATAGTGACTTTCCATCTGTATGGAGGCATCACCTTACTTGTGTTAATATTTGTATCGATAGCAGGTATTCTATATAAATTCCAGGATGTATTGCTTTATTTTCCTGAACAACCATCATCATCCCGCCTTTATGTCCCTATGCCCACTGGCATTCCACATGAAAACATTTTCATCAGAACCAAAGATGGAGTGCTTCTCAATCTTATTTTACTGAGATACACTGGAGATGATTCAACATATTCCCCAACTATCATTTATTTTCATGGAAATGCAGGCAATATTGGTCACAGGTTGCCAAATGCTTTGCTTATGCTGGTTAACCTGAAAGTTAACCTTTTACTTGTTGATTATAGAGGCTATGGAAAGAGTGAAGGTGAAGCAAGTGAAGAAGGACTCTACTTAGACTCTGAAGCAGTACTGGACTATGTGATGACCAGACCTGACcttgataaaacaaaaattttcctttttggccGTTCCTTGGGGGGAGCAGTAGCTATTCACTTAGCTTCTGAAAATTCCCATAGGATTTCAGCCATCATGGTAGAGAACACATTTCTAAGCATACCACATATGGCcactactttattttctttctttccaatgcGATATCTTCCTTTGTGGTGCTACAAAAATAAATTCCTGTCCTACAGAAAAATCTCTCAGTGCAGAATgccttctcttttcatctctgggCTCTCAGACCAGTTAATTCCACCAGTAATGATGAAGCAGCTTTATGAACTTTCCCCATCTCGGACTAAGAGATTAGCAATTTTTCCTGATGGAACTCATAATGATACATGGCAGTGCCAGGGTTATTTCACTGCACTTGAACAGTTCatcaaagaagttataaaaagtCACTCCCCTGAAGAAATGGCAAAGACTTCATCCAAT gtcatgaaTGGAGACTACTAA